The following are from one region of the Coffea eugenioides isolate CCC68of chromosome 2, Ceug_1.0, whole genome shotgun sequence genome:
- the LOC113763969 gene encoding pentatricopeptide repeat-containing protein At5g08510-like, producing MNQLRLREIHANTLRNGTDFTAFLVTKLAETLDFSYAHKLLDTIPNPTVFHYNKLIQAYSSHGSPRQCLSVYVAMLLRGFIPNAHSFNFLFNACTSLSNPFHPQALHAHFVKWGFESDIYASTALVDMYAKLGLLNLARKQFDGMPTRDVPTWNALIAGYAKSGDMREASRLFSNMPSRNVISWTAMISGYSQNGEYADALALYLEMEKEKGVKPNQVTIASVLPACANLGALEVGQRIEAYAKSNGYLNNMFVCNAILEMYARCGRIDSAMRLFHEIGRRRDLCSWNTMIMGLAIHGKCSEALDLFNQMLGEGISPDDVTFVGAILACTHGGMVAKGRELFESMEQKFSVTPRLEHYGCMVDLLGRAGELQEAYHLIRSMPMRPDSVIWGTMLGACSFYGNVELGEKAAESLFELEPCNPGNYVILSNIYASAGRWDGVAKLRKLMKSSQVTKAAGYSFMEEGGQLHRFIVDDRSHPKCGQIYALLDDVHVKIKLLGHTTDIDSITEDTDVTL from the exons ATGAACCAGTTGAGATTGAGAGAAATACACGCCAACACTCTCCGAAACGGCACAGACTTCACCGCTTTTCTTGTAACCAAACTCGCAGAAACTCTCGATTTTTCCTACGCTCACAAACTGCTCGATACTATTCCCAACCCAACCGTGTTTCATTATAACAAGCTCATTCAAGCCTACTCCTCTCATGGCTCTCCTCGCCAATGCTTGTCTGTCTACGTCGCCATGCTACTCAGAGGCTTCATACCCAACGCCCACTCCTTCAATTTCCTCTTTAACGCCTGTACCAGTCTCTCTAATCCATTCCATCCCCAAGCGCTTCACGCCCATTTTGTCAAATGGGGTTTCGAATCGGATATTTACGCCTCAACCGCATTGGTGGACATGTATGCTAAACTGGGCCTGCTCAATTTAGCGCGAAAACAGTTTGATGGGATGCCCACAAGAGATGTGCCCACTTGGAACGCCTTGATCGCTGGTTACGCAAAGAGTGGGGATATGAGGGAAGCTTCTCGCTTGTTTTCTAATATGCCTTCCAGGAATGTGATTTCTTGGACGGCAATGATATCGGGCTACTCGCAGAATGGCGAGTACGCAGATGCATTGGCGTTGTATCTGGAAATGGAGAAAGAGAAAGGAGTGAAGCCCAACCAAGTGACCATAGCTAGTGTTCTTCCAGCTTGTGCAAATCTTGGAGCATTGGAAGTTGGGCAGAGGATTGAGGCCTATGCCAAGTCTAACGGTTACTTAAACAACATGTTTGTGTGCAATGCCATATTGGAAATGTATGCGAGGTGTGGTAGAATAGATTCAGCGATGAGATTATTTCATGAGATTGGGAGAAGAAGAGATTTGTGCTCTTGGAATACTATGATTATGGGTCTAGCTATCCATGGTAAATGCAGCGAGGCTCTGGACCTTTTCAACCAAATGTTG GGGGAAGGCATTTCACCCGATGACGTCACATTTGTTGGGGCAATCTTGGCGTGCACACATGGCGGCATGGTTGCTAAAGGACGAGAACTCTTCGAGTCAATGGAGCAAAAATTTTCTGTCACTCCTAGACTGGAACATTATGGATGTATGGTTGATCTTTTAGGTCGTGCAGGAGAATTGCAAGAGGCTTATCATCTTATACGGAGCATGCCCATGAGGCCAGACTCTGTTATTTGGGGGACAATGCTGGGGGCATGCAGCTTTTACGGCAATGTGGAGCTGGGTGAGAAAGCAGCAGAGTCTCTCTTCGAGTTAGAACCTTGTAATCCAGGAAACTATGTGATTCTTTCTAATATTTATGCATCAGCAGGCAGATGGGATGGAGTTGCTAAGTTGAGGAAGCTAATGAAGAGCTCCCAAGTAACGAAAGCAGCAGGATACAGCTTCATGGAGGAAGGAGGCCAGCTCCATAGGTTCATTGTTGACGATAGATCTCATCCAAAGTGTGGTCAGATATATGCATTGTTGGATGATGTCCATGTAAAAATTAAGCTTCTTGGGCATACAACTGATATTGATTCTATTACTGAAGATACAGACGTAACACTATGA
- the LOC113763968 gene encoding U-box domain-containing protein 44-like, with product MVLDAISSPPFADVLSQTIEGIIEVVHTSRYVLIENKSFAQLSSYLDRLIPLLKELNQKDARDSEALKILIEVLNRETKLAQELITECSEKNKFYLLMNCRLIAKRMQNITREIGQALCCIPLASLDISSGIEAEITQLVNSMHAAEFRAAVVEEKILERIELGIQERNVDRSYANNLLVSIAEAIGISTEQAVLKKEFEEFKKEIENERLRKDHAEAMQMEQIIALLERADAASTREDKEKKYFTIRKSLASHPFEPLEAFCCPITKEVMKDPVETPSGHTFERSAIEKWLAEKNFCPLTSTPLDTSMLRPNKTLRQSIEEWRDRNTMITIASMKSRLSSEEEGEVLDCLQELKDLCEKREIHREWVVLEDHIPMLVKLLSAKSREIISRSLLVLHILAKDSDECKESIVKVDNAMESIVRSLGRRIGVGKLAVGLLLELAKSESIRDCIGEVQGCIFYLVNLTRSDDNQASRDARDVLKNLSFSDDNVIQMVKANYFKYLLQRLSSGSDYVKMRMAATLGEMEFTDHNKSSLFEEGVLDSLLNLVSHGNLEMKMVAVKAILNLSSLTKNGQEMIRQGAVRPLLDILYCHTSQRNLCELVAETIVHLALSTVRQDSSEMELSLLESNKDIRQLFSLINLTWPAVQQRLLQAFYTICQSPSATAVQELLNECCAVQILVQLCELDNHEVRVNVVKLLCCLIEKCNEATITEHVGQKTVQTLLRIIEDSENEEEVASALGIIANLPMSTLVSDWLLEGDGLRIMLRFLRSKKPNGPCKDQLIENAVGALCHFTVPANRMSQQKAAEADVIPLLVQLLESGTSLTKRRAAISLSQLSESSSDLCRPIPKHRMFWCFSALPEAGCPVHRGICAVRTSFCLLEAGAVGHLVKVLGEPDPGACEASLDALLTLVEGDRLQGGSKVLDEERAIPSMIKLLGSSSPRLQEKILTSLEKIFQVLEIKQKYGPSVQMSLVDLTQRGSTQIRPLAARILAQLNVLHELPSYF from the exons ATGGTTCTTGATGCCATATCGAGTCCTCCTTTTGCTGATGTCCTATCTCAGACCATAGAGGGCATCATCGAGGTAGTACACACATCCAGATATGTTCTCATTGAGAACAAGAGTTTTGCTCAACTTTCATCTTACTTAGATCGGCTAATTCCCCTCCTTAAGGAGTTGAATCAGAAGGATGCCAGAGATTCTGAAgcattgaaaattttgattgaGGTTCTTAACCGTGAGACAAAGCTTGCACAGGAACTGATTACCGAGTGCAGCgaaaaaaacaaattttatCTCCTAATGAACTGCCGTTTGATAGCTAAGAGGATGCAAAATATTACTAGGGAGATAGGCCAAGCATTGTGCTGCATTCCCTTGGCCTCTCTTGATATCTCATCAGGAATTGAGGCAGAGATTACTCAACTAGTCAACAGTATGCATGCTGCAGAGTTTAGGGCTGCCGTAGTTGAAGAAAAGATTTTGGAGAGAATTGAGTTGGGTATACAGGAAAGGAATGTGGACCGCTCATATGCCAATAATTTATTGGTTTCCATAGCAGAGGCCATTGGAATTTCAACAGAACAAGCTGTATTgaagaaggaatttgaggaattTAAAAAGGAGATAGAAAATGAAAGGTTGAGGAAAGATCATGCTGAAGCCATGCAGATGGAACAAATAATTGCTCTATTAGAAAGGGCAGATGCTGCAAGTACTCGTGAGGACAAAGAAAAGAAGTACTTCACAATAAGGAAATCCTTAGCTAGTCATCCATTTGAACCTCTCGAGGCATTTTGTTGCCCAATTACAAAAGAAGTAATGAAAGATCCGGTAGAGACTCCTTCTGGACATACATTTGAGAGGAGTGCAATAGAGAAGTGGTTGGCTGAAAAAAATTTCTGTCCCCTAACCTCAACTCCTTTAGACACCTCAATGTTGCGGCCTAACAAAACTTTGAGACAGTCCATTGAGGAATGGAGAGATAGAAATACCATGATCACTATAGCCTCTATGAAATCAAGACTGTCATCAGAAGAGGAAGGTGAGGTGCTTGATTGCCTGCAAGAGCTAAAGGACCTCTGTGAAAAAAGAGAAATACATCGGGAATGGGTTGTACTGGAGGACCATATACCAATGCTTGTTAAGCTTCTCAGTGCAAAAAGTCGAGAGATCATAAGTCGTTCTCTTCTCGTCCTTCATATCCTGGCAAAGGATAGTGATGAATGTAAG GAAAGTATAGTTAAAGTTGACAATGCAATGGAATCTATTGTTCGCTCCCTTGGACGTCGTATTGGGGTAGGGAAGTTGGCCGTGGGATTACTACTAGAACTGGCAAAGAGCGAGTCAATACGTGACTGCATTGGAGAGGTGCAGGGCTGCATATTTTATTTGGTGAATCTGACAAGAAGTGATGACAATCAAGCTTCCAGAGATGCAAGGGATGTGTTAAAAAATCTGTCATTCTCTGATGACAATGTTATACAAATGGTCAAGGCTAATTATTTCAAGTATCTGCTGCAACGTCTTTCTTCAG GATCAGATTATGTCAAGATGAGAATGGCAGCAACTCTTGGAGAGATGGAGTTTACTGATCATAACAAATCATCTCTGTTTGAGGAAGGTGTTTTGGATTCGCTACTTAACTTGGTTTCGCATGGTAATcttgaaatgaaaatggtaGCCGTTAAAGCCATTTTGAACCTCTCGAGCTTAACAAAGAATGGCCAGGAGATGATAAGACAAGGTGCAGTACGTCCACTGCTTGATATTCTTTATTGTCACACATCCCAACGAAACTTGTGTGAACTTGTAGCTGAAACTATCGTGCATCTTGCTCTATCAACTGTACGTCAAGATTCTTCAGAAATGGAGCTTTCCTTATTGGAATCCAACAAGGATATCCGCcaattgttttccttgattAACTTGACATGGCCTGCTGTACAACAGAGACTTCTCCAGGCCTTTTACACCATTTGCCAGTCTCCATCAGCAACTGCAGTCCAGGAACTGCTGAACGAG TGCTGTGCTGTGCAAATACTTGTTCAATTGTGTGAGCTCGATAATCATGAAGTGCGGGTGAACGTGGTTAAGCTATTATGTTGCCTGATCGAAAAATGTAATGAAGCTACAATTACTGAGCACGTGGGGCAGAAGACAGTTCAAACCTTGCTTAGAATCATTGAGGATTCTGAGAATGAAGAAGAAGTTGCTTCTGCATTGGGTATTATAGCTAACCTTCCCATGTCTACCCTGGTGTCTGATTGGCTGTTGGAGGGAGATGGTCTTCGTATAATGTTAAGATTCCTTCGTAGCAAAAAGCCAAATGGTCCCTGCAAGGATCAATTAATAGAGAATGCTGTGGGAGCCTTGTGTCATTTCACTGTTCCAGCAAATAGGATGTCACAGCAGAAAGCAGCTGAAGCTGATGTCATTCCGCTGTTGGTACAGTTGCTGGAGTCAGGAACCAGCTTGACAAAAAGACGAGCTGCCATTTCTCTTTCACAACTTTCTGAGAGCTCTAGTGATCTATGTCGGCCAATCCCAAAGCATCGCATGTTCTGGTGCTTCTCAGCTTTGCCAGAGGCAGGCTGCCCTGTTCATCGGGGAATATGTGCTGTAAGAACCTCATTTTGCCTTTTGGAGGCTGGTGCGGTGGGCCATTTGGTGAAGGTTCTTGGGGAGCCAGATCCTGGAGCATGTGAAGCTTCCTTGGATGCTCTACTTACTTTGGTTGAAGGTGATAGGCTACAAGGTGGTAGTAAGGTGCTGGATGAAGAGAGAGCCATACCCTCTATGATAAAATTACTGGGGAGTTCTTCTCCCAGATTGCAAGAAAAAATTCTCACTTCTTTGGAAAAGATTTTTCAAGTACTGGAGATCAAACAGAAGTATGGGCCCTCAGTTCAGATGTCTTTAGTTGATTTGACACAAAGGGGGAGTACCCAAATAAGGCCTTTGGCAGCCAGGATACTAGCTCAACTGAATGTGCTACACGAACTGCCCTCTTATTTCTAG
- the LOC113763967 gene encoding calcium-transporting ATPase, endoplasmic reticulum-type isoform X2: MDPSEDEKPFHAWSWPVEQCLKEYSVKIDKGLSTYEVEKRLEKYGWNELQKERRKPLWLCVLEQFDDTLVKILLIAAFISFILAYLHGSEAGDSGLEVYVEPIVIILILVLNAIVGVWQENNAERALDALKEMQCDSCKVRRDGHLVPGLPAKELVPGDIVELRVGDKVPADMRVAALKTSTVRVEQSSLTGEAMPVLKGTDPIFLDDCELQAKENMVFAGTTVVNGSCICLVVNTGMHTEIGKIQKQIHEASLEESDTPLKKKLDEFGNRLTTAIGIVCLIVWAVNYKYFLTWEIKHGWPTNFRFSFEKCTYYFKIAVVLAVAAIPEGLPAVITTCLALGTRKMAQKNAIVRKLPSVETLGCTTVICSDKTGTLTTNQMSVTEFFTLGGKTTISRIFSVEGTTYDPKDGGIVDWNCYNMDANLQALAEVCALCNDAGIYSDGQLYRMTGLPTEAALKVLVEKMGVPDSKARNKIRDAQLAANYLIDHNTVKLGCCEWWTRRSKRVATLEFDRVRKSMSVIVREPCGRNRLLVKGAVESLLERTLYIQLADGSIVPIDEPCRQLLLSRHSEMSSKGLRCLGMAYKDDLGELSDYYAEGHPAYKKLLDPSCFSLIESNLVFVGVVGLRDPPREEVHQAIEDCRGAGIKVMVITGDNKSTAEAICREIHLFSEDDDLAGRSFSGKEFMELSSVEQMKILNEPGGKVFSRAEPRHKQEIVRMLKEIGEIVAMTGDGVNDAPALKLADIGIAMGVTGTEVAKEASDMVLADDNFSTIVSAIAEGRSIYNNMKAFIRYMISSNFGEVIAIFLTAALGIPECMIPVQLLWVNLVTDGPPATALGFNPAEVDIMQKPPRRSNDALISSWVLFRYMVIGSYVGLATVGIFILWYTRASFLGINLVSDGHTLVELSQLRNWGECPGWSNFVAAPFTVAGGRVITFSNPCDYFSVGKVKAMTLSLSVLVAIEMFNSLNALSEDTSLIKMPPWRNCWLLLAISCNPY; encoded by the exons ATGGATCCATCAGAAGACGAGAAACCATTTCATGCATGGTCATGGCCTGTTGAACAATGTCTGAAAGAGTATTCAGTGAAAATAGACAAGGGATTGAGCACTTATGAGGTGGAGAAGCGGCTAGAGAAGTACGGTTGGAATGAGCTCCAGAAGGAGAGGAGGAAGCCCCTATGGTTGTGTGTTCTGGAGCAGTTTGATGATACGCTTGTCAAGATTCTACTGATTGCAGccttcatttcatttattctgGCTTATCTGCATGGAAGTGAGGCTGGAGATTCTGGCTTGGAGGTCTATGTAGAGCCAATTGTGATTATCTTGATCTTAGTTCTTAATGCCATTGTAGGGGTGTGGCAAGAGAACAATGCTGAAAGGGCTCTTGATGCCCTCAAGGAGATGCAATGCGACTCGTGCAAAGTGCGCAGAGATGGACACCTAGTGCCAGGTTTGCCGGCTAAAGAACTTGTGCCAGGGGATATCGTAGAACTGCGAGTTGGTGATAAAGTGCCTGCTGACATGAGAGTTGCAGCTTTGAAAACCTCAACAGTAAGAGTTGAGCAAAGCTCCTTGACAGGGGAGGCAATGCCTGTCCTGAAAGGCACTGATCCTATATTCTTAGATGACTGTGAGCTGCAGGCCAAAGAGAACATGGTATTTGCTGGAACAACAGTGGTGAATGGTAGCTGCATCTGTCTTGTGGTTAACACTGGGATGCACACAGAAATCGGGAAGATACAGAAACAAATTCATGAGGCCTCACTGGAAGAGAGTGACACTCCTCTGAAGAAGAAGCTCGACGAATTTGGGAACAGGCTTACAACTGCAATTGGCATTGTATGCCTCATTGTGTGGGCTGTCAATTATAAATATTTTCTCACATGGGAGATTAAGCATGGATGGCCTACTAATTTCCGGTTTTCTTTTGAGAAGTGCACCTACTATTTCAAAATAGCTGTTGTCCTTGCAGTCGCAGCTATCCCAGAAGGTCTCCCAGCAGTAATAACTACTTGTCTTGCTCTTGGTACAAGAAAAATGGCACAAAAGAATGCAATAGTGCGGAAGCTTCCAAGCGTGGAGACTTTAGGATGCACTACTGTGATTTGTTCAGATAAAACTGGCACATTGACTACTAACCAGATGTCTGTGACAGAATTCTTCACACTTGGAGGAAAAACTACAATTTCTCGAATATTTAGTGTTGAAGGCACAACCTATGATCCTAAAGATGGTGGAATAGTTGACTGGAACTGCTATAATATGGACGCGAACTTGCAGGCCTTGGCAGAAGTCTGTGCACTGTGCAATGATGCAGGAATATACTCTGATGGCCAGCTATACAGAATGACAGGGCTGCCAACTGAGGCAGCTCTTAAAGTCTTGGTTGAAAAGATGGGAGTCCCAGACAGTAAGGCAAGGAACAAAATCCGCGATGCTCAGCTTGCAGCAAATTATTTGATTGATCACAACACAGTTAAGCTAG GTTGCTGTGAATGGTGGACAAGAAGATCAAAGAGAGTTGCAACTCTGGAGTTCGATCGTGTACGTAAGTCAATGAGTGTTATTGTGCGGGAGCCATGTGGGCGTAATCGGCTTCTTGTCAAG GGTGCTGTTGAGAGTCTGTTAGAACGCACCTTGTACATCCAGCTGGCAGATGGATCAATTGTTCCAATTGATGAGCCTTGTCGGCAACTGCTGCTCTCGAGACACTCAGAGATGAGTTCAAAGGGATTGCGGTGCTTGGGTATGGCATACAAGGATGACTTAGGAGAGCTTTCAGACTATTATGCTGAGGGTCATCCTGCATATAAGAAATTACTCGATCCTTCCTGCTTCTCCTTGATAGAAAGTAATCTAGTTTTTGTTGGAGTTGTTGGTTTAAGG GACCCTCCTCGTGAGGAGGTTCACCAAGCAATTGAAGATTGTCGAGGAGCTGGTATCAAGGTGATGGTAATAACTGGAGATAACAAGTCCACTGCTGAGGCAATCTGTCGCGAGATTCACTTGTTTAGTGAGGATGATGACCTTGCAGGGAGGAGTTTTAGTGGGAAAGAATTTATGGAACTTTCATCTGTGGAACAAATGAAGATATTAAATGAACCTGGAGGAAAGGTTTTTTCTAGAGCAGAACCTAGACACAAGCAAGAAATAGTGCGGATGCTAAAAGAGATTGGTGAGATTGTTGCAATGACTGGAGATGGTGTTAATGATGCTCCTGCGCTGAAACTTGCAGATATTGGAATAGCAATGGGCGTTACCGGAACAGAG GTTGCAAAAGAAGCATCGGACATGGTTCTTGCTGATGATAATTTCAGTACCATAGTATCAGCCATTGCAGAGGGTCGCTCAATTTACAACAATATGAAAGCTTTCATCAG ATACATGATATCATCTAATTTTGGGGAGGTGATAGCCATATTCTTGACTGCTGCTCTTGGCATACCAGAATGTATGATACCTGTACAGTTGCTGTGGGTAAATTTGGTTACTGACGGTCCACCTGCTACAGCACTTGGATTTAACCCAGCTGAAGTTGACATAATGCAGAAACCACCGCGGAGGAGCAATGATGCTCTAATAAGCTCTTGGGTGTTGTTCCGCTACATG GTAATTGGGTCTTACGTTGGATTAGCTACTGTCGGCATTTTCATTTTGTGGTACACTCGTGCTTCCTTTTTGGGCATCAACCTCGTAAGTGATGGGCACACGCTTGTTGAACTATCTCAGCTTCGCAACTGGGGAGAGTGCCCAGGATGGTCAAATTTTGTTGCTGCTCCATTTACAGTTGCTGGAGGTCGTGTTATAACTTTTTCAAACCCTTGTGACTATTTCTCTGTCGGTAAAGTGAAGGCCATGACTTTGTCCCTATCTGTGTTGGTGGCAATTGAGATGTTTAATTCTCTGAACGCTCTCTCCGAAGATACTAGTTTGATCAAAATGCCTCCATGGAGAAACTGTTGGCTGCTGCTTGCCAT CTCCTGTAATCCTTATTGA
- the LOC113763967 gene encoding calcium-transporting ATPase, endoplasmic reticulum-type isoform X1 has translation MDPSEDEKPFHAWSWPVEQCLKEYSVKIDKGLSTYEVEKRLEKYGWNELQKERRKPLWLCVLEQFDDTLVKILLIAAFISFILAYLHGSEAGDSGLEVYVEPIVIILILVLNAIVGVWQENNAERALDALKEMQCDSCKVRRDGHLVPGLPAKELVPGDIVELRVGDKVPADMRVAALKTSTVRVEQSSLTGEAMPVLKGTDPIFLDDCELQAKENMVFAGTTVVNGSCICLVVNTGMHTEIGKIQKQIHEASLEESDTPLKKKLDEFGNRLTTAIGIVCLIVWAVNYKYFLTWEIKHGWPTNFRFSFEKCTYYFKIAVVLAVAAIPEGLPAVITTCLALGTRKMAQKNAIVRKLPSVETLGCTTVICSDKTGTLTTNQMSVTEFFTLGGKTTISRIFSVEGTTYDPKDGGIVDWNCYNMDANLQALAEVCALCNDAGIYSDGQLYRMTGLPTEAALKVLVEKMGVPDSKARNKIRDAQLAANYLIDHNTVKLGCCEWWTRRSKRVATLEFDRVRKSMSVIVREPCGRNRLLVKGAVESLLERTLYIQLADGSIVPIDEPCRQLLLSRHSEMSSKGLRCLGMAYKDDLGELSDYYAEGHPAYKKLLDPSCFSLIESNLVFVGVVGLRDPPREEVHQAIEDCRGAGIKVMVITGDNKSTAEAICREIHLFSEDDDLAGRSFSGKEFMELSSVEQMKILNEPGGKVFSRAEPRHKQEIVRMLKEIGEIVAMTGDGVNDAPALKLADIGIAMGVTGTEVAKEASDMVLADDNFSTIVSAIAEGRSIYNNMKAFIRYMISSNFGEVIAIFLTAALGIPECMIPVQLLWVNLVTDGPPATALGFNPAEVDIMQKPPRRSNDALISSWVLFRYMVIGSYVGLATVGIFILWYTRASFLGINLVSDGHTLVELSQLRNWGECPGWSNFVAAPFTVAGGRVITFSNPCDYFSVGKVKAMTLSLSVLVAIEMFNSLNALSEDTSLIKMPPWRNCWLLLAMSVSFGLHCLILYVPLLADVFGIVPLTFNEWLLVLLVSAPVILIDELLKFAGRRKTQRRKVKAA, from the exons ATGGATCCATCAGAAGACGAGAAACCATTTCATGCATGGTCATGGCCTGTTGAACAATGTCTGAAAGAGTATTCAGTGAAAATAGACAAGGGATTGAGCACTTATGAGGTGGAGAAGCGGCTAGAGAAGTACGGTTGGAATGAGCTCCAGAAGGAGAGGAGGAAGCCCCTATGGTTGTGTGTTCTGGAGCAGTTTGATGATACGCTTGTCAAGATTCTACTGATTGCAGccttcatttcatttattctgGCTTATCTGCATGGAAGTGAGGCTGGAGATTCTGGCTTGGAGGTCTATGTAGAGCCAATTGTGATTATCTTGATCTTAGTTCTTAATGCCATTGTAGGGGTGTGGCAAGAGAACAATGCTGAAAGGGCTCTTGATGCCCTCAAGGAGATGCAATGCGACTCGTGCAAAGTGCGCAGAGATGGACACCTAGTGCCAGGTTTGCCGGCTAAAGAACTTGTGCCAGGGGATATCGTAGAACTGCGAGTTGGTGATAAAGTGCCTGCTGACATGAGAGTTGCAGCTTTGAAAACCTCAACAGTAAGAGTTGAGCAAAGCTCCTTGACAGGGGAGGCAATGCCTGTCCTGAAAGGCACTGATCCTATATTCTTAGATGACTGTGAGCTGCAGGCCAAAGAGAACATGGTATTTGCTGGAACAACAGTGGTGAATGGTAGCTGCATCTGTCTTGTGGTTAACACTGGGATGCACACAGAAATCGGGAAGATACAGAAACAAATTCATGAGGCCTCACTGGAAGAGAGTGACACTCCTCTGAAGAAGAAGCTCGACGAATTTGGGAACAGGCTTACAACTGCAATTGGCATTGTATGCCTCATTGTGTGGGCTGTCAATTATAAATATTTTCTCACATGGGAGATTAAGCATGGATGGCCTACTAATTTCCGGTTTTCTTTTGAGAAGTGCACCTACTATTTCAAAATAGCTGTTGTCCTTGCAGTCGCAGCTATCCCAGAAGGTCTCCCAGCAGTAATAACTACTTGTCTTGCTCTTGGTACAAGAAAAATGGCACAAAAGAATGCAATAGTGCGGAAGCTTCCAAGCGTGGAGACTTTAGGATGCACTACTGTGATTTGTTCAGATAAAACTGGCACATTGACTACTAACCAGATGTCTGTGACAGAATTCTTCACACTTGGAGGAAAAACTACAATTTCTCGAATATTTAGTGTTGAAGGCACAACCTATGATCCTAAAGATGGTGGAATAGTTGACTGGAACTGCTATAATATGGACGCGAACTTGCAGGCCTTGGCAGAAGTCTGTGCACTGTGCAATGATGCAGGAATATACTCTGATGGCCAGCTATACAGAATGACAGGGCTGCCAACTGAGGCAGCTCTTAAAGTCTTGGTTGAAAAGATGGGAGTCCCAGACAGTAAGGCAAGGAACAAAATCCGCGATGCTCAGCTTGCAGCAAATTATTTGATTGATCACAACACAGTTAAGCTAG GTTGCTGTGAATGGTGGACAAGAAGATCAAAGAGAGTTGCAACTCTGGAGTTCGATCGTGTACGTAAGTCAATGAGTGTTATTGTGCGGGAGCCATGTGGGCGTAATCGGCTTCTTGTCAAG GGTGCTGTTGAGAGTCTGTTAGAACGCACCTTGTACATCCAGCTGGCAGATGGATCAATTGTTCCAATTGATGAGCCTTGTCGGCAACTGCTGCTCTCGAGACACTCAGAGATGAGTTCAAAGGGATTGCGGTGCTTGGGTATGGCATACAAGGATGACTTAGGAGAGCTTTCAGACTATTATGCTGAGGGTCATCCTGCATATAAGAAATTACTCGATCCTTCCTGCTTCTCCTTGATAGAAAGTAATCTAGTTTTTGTTGGAGTTGTTGGTTTAAGG GACCCTCCTCGTGAGGAGGTTCACCAAGCAATTGAAGATTGTCGAGGAGCTGGTATCAAGGTGATGGTAATAACTGGAGATAACAAGTCCACTGCTGAGGCAATCTGTCGCGAGATTCACTTGTTTAGTGAGGATGATGACCTTGCAGGGAGGAGTTTTAGTGGGAAAGAATTTATGGAACTTTCATCTGTGGAACAAATGAAGATATTAAATGAACCTGGAGGAAAGGTTTTTTCTAGAGCAGAACCTAGACACAAGCAAGAAATAGTGCGGATGCTAAAAGAGATTGGTGAGATTGTTGCAATGACTGGAGATGGTGTTAATGATGCTCCTGCGCTGAAACTTGCAGATATTGGAATAGCAATGGGCGTTACCGGAACAGAG GTTGCAAAAGAAGCATCGGACATGGTTCTTGCTGATGATAATTTCAGTACCATAGTATCAGCCATTGCAGAGGGTCGCTCAATTTACAACAATATGAAAGCTTTCATCAG ATACATGATATCATCTAATTTTGGGGAGGTGATAGCCATATTCTTGACTGCTGCTCTTGGCATACCAGAATGTATGATACCTGTACAGTTGCTGTGGGTAAATTTGGTTACTGACGGTCCACCTGCTACAGCACTTGGATTTAACCCAGCTGAAGTTGACATAATGCAGAAACCACCGCGGAGGAGCAATGATGCTCTAATAAGCTCTTGGGTGTTGTTCCGCTACATG GTAATTGGGTCTTACGTTGGATTAGCTACTGTCGGCATTTTCATTTTGTGGTACACTCGTGCTTCCTTTTTGGGCATCAACCTCGTAAGTGATGGGCACACGCTTGTTGAACTATCTCAGCTTCGCAACTGGGGAGAGTGCCCAGGATGGTCAAATTTTGTTGCTGCTCCATTTACAGTTGCTGGAGGTCGTGTTATAACTTTTTCAAACCCTTGTGACTATTTCTCTGTCGGTAAAGTGAAGGCCATGACTTTGTCCCTATCTGTGTTGGTGGCAATTGAGATGTTTAATTCTCTGAACGCTCTCTCCGAAGATACTAGTTTGATCAAAATGCCTCCATGGAGAAACTGTTGGCTGCTGCTTGCCATGTCAGTCTCATTTGGTCTACACTGCCTGATACTCTATGTTCCTTTGTTGGCAGACGTTTTTGGAATAGTTCCCCTGACTTTTAACGAATGGCTTCTTGTTCTCTTGGTATCAGCTCCTGTAATCCTTATTGATGAACTCCTCAAATTTGCGGGAAGGAGAAAAACGCAGAGAAGAAAGGTCAAGGCTGCATGA